The Azospirillum baldaniorum genome contains a region encoding:
- a CDS encoding LysR substrate-binding domain-containing protein, which produces MPANLDTDLLRAFVAVADARSFTRAGDTLGRTQAAVSQQVRRLEEVVGTRVFQRDTKSVHLTQQGELLLTYARRMLTLNDEILALMHRPATVASVRIGTPDDYATMLLPGVLARFAAAYPDVPVEVICDNSPDLVAEIDKGRYDLALVTRHPDSRSGELVRREPVAWVAPPRSTAVDSTPIEREDPLPLALFPKGCVVRDLAVAALEGIGRGWRVAFISKSVVAVHGAVLGGLGVTAMEECTVPPSLRRLTAADGFPDLPDIDIALHRAPGMAAKPVRLLAEAIHDLVGGNRAA; this is translated from the coding sequence ATGCCGGCCAACCTCGACACCGACCTTCTGCGCGCCTTCGTCGCCGTCGCCGACGCGCGCAGTTTCACCCGTGCCGGCGACACGCTGGGCCGCACCCAGGCCGCCGTCAGCCAGCAGGTCCGCCGGCTGGAGGAGGTCGTTGGCACCCGCGTCTTCCAGCGCGACACCAAGAGCGTCCACCTGACCCAGCAGGGCGAGCTTCTGCTGACCTACGCCCGGCGGATGCTGACCCTGAACGACGAGATTCTGGCCCTGATGCACCGCCCCGCCACGGTGGCCAGCGTGCGCATCGGCACTCCGGACGATTACGCCACCATGCTGCTGCCCGGCGTGCTCGCCCGCTTCGCCGCCGCCTACCCCGACGTGCCGGTGGAGGTGATCTGCGACAACAGCCCCGATCTGGTGGCGGAGATCGACAAGGGCCGCTACGACCTCGCCCTGGTCACCCGCCACCCCGACAGCCGCAGCGGCGAACTGGTGCGGCGGGAGCCGGTGGCCTGGGTCGCCCCGCCGCGCTCCACCGCCGTCGATTCCACCCCCATCGAGCGCGAGGACCCGCTGCCGCTGGCCCTGTTCCCCAAGGGCTGCGTGGTGCGCGACCTCGCCGTCGCGGCGCTGGAGGGCATCGGGCGCGGCTGGCGCGTCGCCTTCATCAGCAAGAGCGTGGTGGCGGTGCACGGCGCCGTGCTGGGCGGGCTGGGCGTCACCGCCATGGAGGAATGCACCGTTCCGCCCAGCCTGCGCCGGCTGACCGCGGCGGACGGCTTCCCCGACCTGCCGGACATCGACATCGCGCTGCACCGCGCCCCCGGCATGGCCGCCAAGCCGGTCCGCCTGCTGGCCGAGGCCATCCACGATCTGGTGGGCGGGAATCGGGCGGCCTGA
- the lepA gene encoding translation elongation factor 4, translated as MTDLSHIRNFSIIAHIDHGKSTLADRLIQQCGGLDSREMREQVLDSMDIERERGITIKAQTVRLLYKAKDGQQYTLNLMDTPGHVDFAYEVSRSLAACEGSILVVDASQGVEAQTLANVYQAIDNNHEIIPVLNKIDLPAAEPDRVKQQIEDVIGLDATDAVEISAKTGLNIDAVLEAVVQRLPAPKGNADGELKALLVDSWYDPYLGVVILVRVVDGRLKVNQKVRFMAAGSAHEVDRVGVFTPKALLTGELGPGEMGFITAAIKDITLTKVGDTITEDRRPAAEPLAGFKPSIPVVWCGLFPVDAADFERLRDSLGKLKLNDSSFHYEAETSAALGFGFRCGFLGLLHLEIIQERLEREFNLDLITTAPSVVYKLYMTDGTVMDLHNPADMPDVMKIDRIDEPWIKATIMLPDEYLGGILQLCTERRGQQIELTYAGARAMLVYRLPLNEVVFDFYDRLKSISRGYASFDYQMDSYEEGDLVKMSILVNAEPVDALSMIVHRSQSERRGRQLCERLKELIPRQLFKIAVQAAIGGKIIARESIGALRKDVTAKCYGGDISRKRKLLDKQKEGKKRMRQFGQVEIPQSAFIAALKMGDE; from the coding sequence ATGACTGACCTTTCGCACATCCGCAATTTCTCGATCATCGCGCACATCGACCACGGCAAGTCGACCCTTGCCGACCGTCTGATCCAGCAGTGCGGCGGCCTCGATTCGCGCGAGATGCGCGAACAGGTGCTCGACAGCATGGACATCGAGCGCGAGCGCGGCATCACCATCAAGGCGCAGACCGTCCGCCTGCTCTACAAGGCCAAGGACGGGCAGCAGTACACGCTGAACCTGATGGACACGCCGGGCCACGTCGACTTCGCCTACGAGGTCAGCCGCAGCCTCGCCGCCTGCGAGGGCTCGATCCTGGTGGTGGACGCGAGCCAAGGTGTGGAGGCGCAGACGCTCGCCAACGTCTATCAGGCGATCGACAACAACCACGAGATCATCCCGGTCCTCAACAAGATCGACCTGCCGGCGGCGGAGCCCGACCGCGTGAAGCAGCAGATCGAGGACGTGATCGGCCTGGACGCCACCGACGCCGTGGAGATCTCGGCCAAAACCGGCCTGAACATCGACGCCGTGCTGGAAGCCGTGGTGCAGCGCCTGCCCGCGCCCAAGGGCAACGCCGACGGCGAGCTGAAGGCCCTGCTGGTCGATTCCTGGTACGACCCGTATCTCGGCGTGGTCATCCTGGTGCGCGTGGTGGACGGGCGGCTGAAGGTGAACCAGAAGGTCCGTTTCATGGCCGCCGGCAGCGCCCACGAGGTCGACCGCGTCGGCGTCTTCACCCCGAAGGCGCTGCTGACCGGCGAGCTGGGGCCGGGCGAGATGGGCTTCATCACCGCCGCCATCAAGGACATCACGCTGACCAAGGTCGGCGACACCATCACCGAGGACCGCCGCCCGGCGGCCGAGCCGCTGGCCGGCTTCAAGCCCTCCATCCCCGTGGTGTGGTGCGGCCTGTTCCCGGTGGACGCCGCCGACTTCGAGCGGCTGCGTGACAGCCTGGGCAAGCTGAAGCTGAACGACTCCAGCTTCCATTACGAGGCCGAGACGTCGGCGGCGCTGGGCTTCGGCTTCCGCTGCGGCTTCCTCGGCCTGCTGCATCTGGAAATCATCCAGGAGCGGCTGGAGCGCGAGTTCAACCTCGACCTGATCACCACGGCGCCGTCGGTGGTCTACAAGCTGTACATGACCGACGGCACGGTGATGGATCTGCACAACCCGGCGGACATGCCGGACGTGATGAAGATCGACCGCATCGACGAGCCGTGGATCAAGGCCACCATCATGCTGCCCGACGAGTATCTGGGCGGCATCCTCCAGCTCTGCACCGAGCGGCGCGGCCAGCAGATCGAGCTGACCTACGCCGGTGCCCGCGCCATGCTGGTCTACCGGCTGCCGCTGAACGAGGTGGTCTTCGACTTCTACGACCGTCTGAAGTCGATCAGCCGCGGCTACGCCAGCTTCGACTACCAGATGGACAGCTACGAGGAAGGCGACCTCGTGAAGATGTCGATCCTGGTGAACGCCGAGCCGGTGGACGCCCTGTCGATGATCGTCCACCGCTCCCAGTCGGAGCGGCGCGGCCGCCAGCTCTGCGAGCGGCTGAAGGAACTGATCCCGCGCCAGCTCTTCAAGATCGCCGTGCAGGCGGCCATCGGCGGCAAGATCATCGCCCGCGAAAGCATCGGCGCGCTGCGCAAGGACGTGACGGCCAAGTGCTACGGCGGCGACATCAGCCGCAAGCGCAAGCTGCTCGACAAGCAGAAGGAAGGCAAGAAGCGCATGCGGCAGTTCGGCCAGGTCGAAATCCCGCAGAGCGCCTTCATCGCCGCCCTCAAGATGGGCGACGAATAA
- the glgA gene encoding glycogen synthase GlgA, producing MRVLFVTPECYPLVKTGGLADVSAALPPALNRAGAEVRLLLPGYPAVLNGLTDLQPVGGPLTDLPGGAPATLRIGRMPDGVLAYVLDAPALYDRPGNPYLGPDGKDWPDNAERFAALSWCAAGFAAEDGLDPWWRPDVLHGHDWQTGLIPAYLELRPDRFAGPFRPGTVTTIHNIAYQGLFGAWMMSDLGLPSAAFRIDGVEYYGGVGFLKAGCFYSDRLTTVSPTYAHEVQTAEHGSGLEGLLATRAEALTGILNGVDYDIWDPAIDPHIAARYGAADLGGKDLCKADLQATFGLDRRADAPLAAVVSRLTGHKGLDLVLEAASQWIAWGGQLAVLGSGEPALEAGFRHLATWYPKSVGVRIGYDEALSHRIQAGADLFLVPSRSEPCGLTQMYALKYGTLPLVRRTGGLADTIVDANPAAVNDASATGFQFVNANVQELTWALRRAAALYRKPERWHVLQQHAMTRDFGWHGPAEEYMELYRAVAPVLVA from the coding sequence ATGCGCGTCCTGTTCGTCACGCCGGAATGCTACCCCCTGGTGAAGACCGGCGGGCTGGCCGATGTGTCCGCCGCCCTGCCCCCCGCCCTGAATCGCGCCGGAGCCGAGGTCCGCCTGCTGCTGCCCGGCTATCCGGCGGTGCTGAACGGGCTGACCGACCTGCAGCCGGTCGGCGGACCGCTCACCGATCTGCCCGGCGGCGCCCCGGCGACGCTGCGGATCGGCCGCATGCCGGACGGGGTGCTGGCCTATGTGCTGGACGCGCCGGCGCTCTACGACCGGCCCGGCAACCCCTATCTGGGGCCGGACGGCAAGGACTGGCCGGACAACGCGGAACGCTTCGCCGCCCTGTCCTGGTGCGCGGCGGGCTTCGCGGCGGAGGACGGCCTCGACCCGTGGTGGCGTCCCGACGTGCTGCACGGGCACGACTGGCAGACCGGCCTGATCCCGGCCTATCTGGAACTGCGCCCCGACCGCTTCGCCGGGCCGTTCCGGCCGGGCACGGTGACGACGATCCACAACATCGCCTACCAGGGGCTGTTCGGCGCCTGGATGATGAGCGACCTCGGCCTGCCGTCCGCCGCCTTCCGGATCGACGGGGTGGAATATTACGGCGGCGTCGGCTTCCTCAAGGCCGGCTGCTTCTACTCCGACCGCCTGACCACGGTCAGCCCGACCTACGCCCACGAAGTCCAGACGGCGGAGCACGGTTCGGGCCTGGAAGGGCTGCTCGCCACGCGGGCCGAGGCGCTGACCGGCATCCTCAACGGTGTGGACTATGACATCTGGGACCCCGCCATCGACCCGCACATCGCCGCCCGCTACGGCGCTGCGGACCTCGGCGGCAAGGACCTGTGCAAGGCCGACCTCCAGGCGACCTTCGGCCTGGACCGCCGGGCGGACGCCCCGCTGGCCGCGGTGGTCAGCCGCCTGACCGGTCACAAGGGGCTGGATCTGGTTCTGGAGGCGGCGTCGCAGTGGATCGCCTGGGGCGGCCAGCTCGCCGTTCTCGGCAGCGGCGAACCGGCGCTGGAGGCCGGCTTCCGCCACCTCGCCACCTGGTACCCGAAGTCGGTCGGCGTGCGCATCGGCTACGACGAGGCGCTGTCCCACCGCATCCAGGCCGGCGCCGACCTGTTCCTGGTCCCCTCGCGGTCGGAGCCCTGCGGCCTGACCCAGATGTACGCCCTGAAGTACGGCACCCTGCCGCTGGTCCGCCGCACCGGAGGCCTCGCCGACACCATCGTGGACGCCAACCCGGCGGCGGTGAACGACGCCAGCGCCACCGGCTTCCAGTTCGTCAACGCCAACGTCCAGGAGCTGACCTGGGCGCTGCGCCGCGCCGCCGCCCTCTACCGCAAGCCCGAGCGCTGGCACGTCCTGCAGCAGCACGCGATGACCCGTGACTTCGGCTGGCATGGCCCGGCGGAGGAGTACATGGAGCTTTACCGGGCGGTGGCGCCGGTTCTGGTGGCGTAG
- the glgC gene encoding glucose-1-phosphate adenylyltransferase, with amino-acid sequence MLDKRDLRLAPRRAVALVLAGGRGSRLKQLTDRRAKPATYFGGKFRIIDFALSNCINSGFRRIGVLTQYKSHSLLRHLQRGWNFFRGEMNEFCDLLPAQQRISETAWYQGTADAVYQNLDILRDHEPEYILILAGDHIYKMDYGALLLDHIAKKADVTIPCIQVPRPQATGFGVMHVDETQRVIDFVEKPADPPPMPGNPDKSLASMGIYVFNAQFLYDQLERDFNDPGSSRDFGKDIIPHLVTSGARVMAHDFAESAILNGHESEPYWRDVGTIDAYWEANLDLCHVTPQLNMYDREWPIFTYQEQLPPAKFVFDDENRRGMAVDSLVSGGCIISGSLVKNSLLFSEVRVNSFSELHQAVVLPDVDIGRHCRLTKVVIDRGVVIPEGLVVGEDPELDAKRFHRSEGGVCLITQDMIDRLPKD; translated from the coding sequence ATGCTCGACAAACGGGATCTGCGGCTGGCGCCGCGCCGCGCCGTGGCACTTGTCCTGGCTGGCGGCCGGGGCAGCCGGCTGAAGCAGCTGACCGACCGTCGCGCCAAGCCGGCCACCTATTTCGGGGGCAAGTTCCGGATCATCGACTTCGCCCTGTCGAACTGCATCAATTCGGGCTTCCGCCGCATCGGCGTGCTGACGCAGTACAAGTCGCACAGCCTGCTGCGCCACCTGCAGCGCGGCTGGAACTTCTTCCGCGGCGAGATGAACGAGTTCTGCGACCTGCTGCCGGCGCAGCAGCGCATCAGCGAGACCGCCTGGTACCAGGGCACCGCCGACGCGGTGTACCAGAACCTGGACATCCTGCGCGACCACGAGCCGGAATACATCCTGATCCTGGCCGGCGACCACATCTACAAGATGGATTACGGCGCGCTTCTGCTCGACCACATCGCCAAGAAGGCCGATGTGACGATCCCCTGCATCCAGGTGCCGCGCCCCCAGGCCACCGGCTTCGGCGTCATGCATGTGGACGAGACGCAGCGCGTCATCGACTTCGTCGAGAAGCCCGCCGACCCGCCGCCGATGCCGGGAAACCCGGACAAGTCGCTGGCCAGCATGGGCATCTACGTCTTCAACGCGCAGTTCCTCTACGACCAGCTGGAGCGCGACTTCAACGATCCCGGCTCGTCGCGCGACTTCGGCAAGGACATCATCCCCCATCTGGTGACCAGCGGGGCGCGGGTGATGGCCCACGACTTCGCCGAGTCGGCCATCCTGAACGGCCATGAGTCGGAGCCCTACTGGCGCGACGTCGGCACCATCGACGCCTATTGGGAGGCCAACCTCGACCTCTGCCACGTCACGCCGCAGCTCAACATGTACGACCGCGAGTGGCCGATCTTCACCTACCAGGAGCAGCTGCCCCCGGCGAAGTTCGTCTTCGACGACGAGAACCGGCGCGGCATGGCGGTGGACAGCCTGGTGTCGGGCGGCTGCATCATCTCCGGCTCGCTGGTGAAGAATTCGCTGCTGTTCAGCGAGGTGCGCGTCAACTCCTTCAGCGAGCTGCATCAGGCCGTGGTCCTGCCGGACGTCGACATCGGCCGCCACTGCCGCCTGACCAAGGTGGTGATCGACCGCGGCGTGGTGATCCCCGAGGGGCTGGTCGTCGGCGAGGACCCGGAGTTGGACGCCAAGCGCTTCCACCGCAGCGAGGGCGGCGTCTGCCTGATCACCCAGGACATGATCGACCGCCTGCCCAAGGACTGA
- a CDS encoding ammonium transporter, which translates to MSRLFTLAAPTMAAILGLAGLPAAALAQEAAAAAAEPTLSSGDTAWMLVATALVLFMTIPGLALFYGGMVRKMNVLSVVMQSFAICCLVSILWFFAGYSIAFTEGTPYFGSLSKFMLAGITKDSLTGVIPETIFVVFQMTFAIITPALITGAFADRMKFSSMLVFTGLWSLIVYAPITHWVWGPGGYLAGDGVLDYAGGTVVHINAGVAGLVAAIVLGKRKGYPNENFAPHNLVLSLIGASMLWVGWFGFNAGSAVAADGRAGMAMLVTQIAAATAAMSWLLVEWATKGKPSVLGIISGAIAGLVAITPASGFVGPTGALVIGLAAGVICYWGATGLKRALGYDDSLDAFGVHGVGGIVGAILTGVFAQEAIGGTAGALEGNVGQIWTQVYGILATIAYSAVGSFIILKVIDVVMGLRVDEDVERDGLDLALHGETIH; encoded by the coding sequence ATGAGCCGTCTCTTCACCCTCGCCGCGCCGACGATGGCGGCGATTCTGGGCTTGGCCGGTCTGCCTGCCGCCGCCCTCGCCCAGGAAGCGGCCGCCGCCGCGGCCGAGCCCACCCTGAGCAGCGGCGACACGGCTTGGATGCTGGTCGCCACGGCGCTGGTTCTGTTCATGACCATCCCGGGTCTGGCCCTGTTCTACGGCGGCATGGTCCGCAAGATGAACGTGCTGTCGGTCGTGATGCAGAGCTTCGCGATCTGCTGCCTGGTCAGCATCCTGTGGTTCTTCGCCGGTTACAGCATCGCCTTCACCGAAGGCACCCCGTATTTCGGCAGCCTTTCGAAGTTCATGCTGGCCGGCATCACCAAGGACAGCCTGACGGGCGTCATTCCGGAGACGATCTTCGTCGTCTTCCAGATGACCTTCGCCATCATCACGCCGGCCCTGATCACCGGCGCCTTCGCCGACCGCATGAAGTTCTCCTCGATGCTGGTCTTCACGGGCCTGTGGTCGCTGATCGTCTACGCGCCGATCACCCACTGGGTCTGGGGTCCGGGCGGCTATCTGGCGGGTGACGGCGTGCTCGATTACGCCGGCGGCACCGTGGTGCACATCAACGCGGGCGTGGCCGGTCTCGTCGCCGCCATCGTGCTGGGCAAGCGCAAGGGCTACCCGAACGAGAACTTCGCCCCGCACAACCTGGTGCTCAGCCTGATCGGCGCCTCGATGCTGTGGGTCGGCTGGTTCGGCTTCAACGCGGGTTCCGCCGTGGCCGCCGACGGCCGTGCGGGCATGGCCATGCTGGTCACGCAGATCGCCGCCGCCACCGCCGCCATGTCCTGGCTGCTGGTCGAGTGGGCCACCAAGGGCAAGCCCTCGGTCCTCGGCATCATCTCCGGCGCCATCGCCGGTCTGGTCGCCATCACCCCGGCCTCGGGCTTCGTCGGTCCGACCGGCGCCCTGGTCATCGGTCTGGCCGCCGGCGTGATCTGCTACTGGGGCGCCACCGGCCTGAAGCGCGCCCTCGGCTATGACGACTCGCTGGACGCCTTCGGCGTGCACGGCGTGGGCGGCATCGTCGGCGCCATCCTGACCGGCGTCTTCGCCCAGGAAGCCATCGGCGGTACCGCCGGCGCCCTGGAAGGCAACGTCGGCCAGATCTGGACGCAGGTCTACGGCATCCTGGCCACCATCGCCTACTCGGCGGTCGGCTCCTTCATCATCCTGAAGGTCATCGACGTGGTGATGGGCCTTCGTGTCGACGAGGACGTCGAGCGCGACGGCCTGGACCTCGCCCTGCACGGCGAGACCATCCACTAA
- a CDS encoding class I SAM-dependent methyltransferase: MSIDTLRAQYEAFPYPARNPADEKKRLITGSPSHLDEVNHNVFGGRLDHAKPLRVLVAGGGTGDGTIMIAQQLADTGNPGRVIYLDLSDAARDIAEARAKARGLTNIDFRRGSLLDLGGLLEEGGPFDYIDCCGVLHHLDEPAAGIRSLAGALKPGGGIGLMVYAPYGRTGVYPMQAALRTIAADLPPKEQVALARRLIERLPTSNWLLRNPFINDHKQADADLYDLLLHSCDRPFTVPELAELAAAGGLAIAALVDPYRYDPAVWVKDPRLLKRLDGLSRLERAAWAEQVTGSMTKHIAYLIRPEDAEGAVARPDGPEVVPVLRDLDGAAVAKGLPPGGVLEAELMGAVIPLPLPRLAGPILARVDGRASLGAIHQAVAEKAGPLAWDAFLTQFAQLFTALNGVGKMYLRR, encoded by the coding sequence ATGAGCATCGACACCCTGCGCGCCCAGTACGAAGCCTTCCCCTATCCCGCGCGCAACCCCGCCGACGAGAAAAAGCGCCTGATCACCGGATCGCCCAGCCATCTGGACGAGGTGAACCACAACGTCTTCGGCGGGCGCCTCGACCACGCCAAGCCCCTCAGGGTGCTGGTGGCCGGCGGCGGGACCGGCGACGGGACGATCATGATCGCCCAGCAACTGGCCGACACCGGCAATCCGGGGCGCGTCATCTATCTCGACCTCTCCGACGCCGCGCGGGACATCGCCGAAGCGCGGGCCAAGGCGCGCGGACTGACCAACATCGACTTCCGCCGCGGCTCCCTGCTCGACCTCGGCGGGCTGTTGGAAGAGGGGGGGCCGTTCGATTACATCGACTGCTGCGGCGTGCTGCACCATCTGGACGAGCCGGCGGCGGGCATCCGCTCGCTGGCCGGGGCGCTGAAGCCGGGCGGCGGGATCGGGCTGATGGTCTACGCGCCATACGGACGCACCGGCGTCTATCCCATGCAGGCGGCGCTGCGCACCATCGCGGCGGACCTGCCGCCGAAGGAACAGGTGGCGCTGGCCCGCCGGCTGATCGAGCGGCTGCCGACGTCCAACTGGCTGCTGCGCAACCCCTTCATCAACGACCACAAACAGGCCGACGCCGACCTCTACGACCTGCTGCTGCATTCCTGCGACCGGCCCTTCACCGTGCCGGAGCTGGCGGAGCTGGCCGCGGCGGGCGGTCTGGCCATCGCCGCGCTGGTGGACCCGTACCGCTACGACCCCGCCGTCTGGGTGAAGGACCCCCGCCTGCTGAAGCGGCTCGACGGGCTGTCCCGGCTGGAGCGCGCCGCCTGGGCCGAGCAGGTCACCGGCAGCATGACCAAGCACATCGCCTATCTCATCCGTCCCGAGGACGCCGAGGGTGCCGTCGCCCGCCCCGACGGGCCGGAGGTGGTGCCGGTGCTGCGCGACCTCGACGGCGCCGCGGTTGCCAAGGGCCTGCCCCCCGGCGGCGTGCTGGAGGCGGAGCTGATGGGCGCGGTCATCCCCTTGCCCCTGCCCCGTCTGGCCGGGCCGATCCTGGCGCGGGTGGACGGGCGGGCCAGCCTGGGCGCCATCCACCAGGCGGTGGCGGAGAAGGCCGGGCCGCTGGCCTGGGACGCCTTCCTGACGCAGTTCGCGCAGCTTTTCACGGCGCTGAACGGCGTCGGCAAGATGTATCTGCGCCGCTGA
- a CDS encoding AraC family transcriptional regulator — protein sequence MTKPDTLLDYGRRIERVIDHIAAHLDETLELERLAAVACFSPYHFHRIYRAMAGETAADTLRRLRLHRAAGDLVKGGDGMVQVARRAGYGSVEAFTRAFGQVYGLSPGAYRRQGRLVPPSDQPPDEERSMHDVTIRDLPPLRVAAMAHQGPYMNIGTTFERLYAWAAGRGLVGPETRSFALYYDDPESVPADQLRSEAALLLDGPIPEDGAVHPLEIAGGRHAVLIHKGPYAELERPYRWLYRDWLPSSGHTPADRPCVEEYLNNPRTLPPEEWLTEIRLPLA from the coding sequence ATGACCAAGCCCGACACCCTGCTGGACTACGGCCGCCGCATCGAGCGTGTCATCGACCACATCGCCGCCCATCTGGACGAGACGCTGGAGCTGGAACGGCTGGCCGCCGTCGCCTGCTTCTCGCCCTACCATTTCCACCGCATCTACCGCGCCATGGCGGGGGAAACGGCGGCGGACACGTTGCGTCGGCTGCGTCTGCACCGTGCCGCAGGCGACCTCGTGAAGGGCGGAGACGGCATGGTGCAGGTCGCACGGCGCGCCGGCTACGGCAGCGTGGAGGCGTTCACCCGCGCCTTCGGGCAGGTCTATGGGCTGAGCCCCGGTGCCTACCGGCGGCAAGGCCGTCTGGTTCCTCCATCCGACCAACCACCGGACGAGGAGCGAAGCATGCACGACGTCACCATCCGCGATCTGCCGCCGCTGCGCGTGGCCGCCATGGCTCACCAAGGCCCCTATATGAACATCGGCACGACCTTCGAGCGGCTGTACGCCTGGGCCGCGGGCCGCGGCCTTGTGGGACCGGAGACGCGGTCCTTCGCCCTTTATTACGACGACCCGGAATCGGTTCCGGCGGACCAGCTCCGCTCCGAAGCGGCCTTGCTGCTCGACGGACCGATCCCCGAAGACGGCGCCGTCCATCCCCTGGAGATCGCCGGCGGCCGGCACGCCGTTCTGATCCACAAGGGTCCCTACGCGGAGTTGGAACGCCCCTACCGCTGGCTCTACCGCGACTGGCTGCCATCGAGCGGCCACACGCCGGCCGACCGCCCCTGCGTCGAGGAATATCTGAACAATCCCCGCACCCTTCCCCCCGAGGAGTGGCTGACGGAGATCCGGTTGCCTTTGGCGTGA
- a CDS encoding asparaginase — MSHDHSSCCGGHGDHHGHADPHTPAEGHADLSGPPEAPILVEVTRGGMVESVHRGRACIVDSDGRVLAQWGDIQAPVYPRSAIKAIQAIPLVETGALDAYELGDQELALACSSHHGEIRHTRIAEAWIKRIGLTVGDYECGAHLPTDTETAHEMIRHGETPTAFHNNCSGKHAGFLTTALHKGEPTKGYVRFDHPVQQRILGVMEQMTGQDLSQAPWGVDGCAIPTIGIPLGAIAYAMARIGDPKDLPDSRAEAVARIRRAWRSHPHLIAGKDSFDTGMMQAAGGLVLVKGGAEGVGCAVLPKQGLGIALKIDDGTPRAREVALAALIRATKVLSDEQWARAGQLIHQPVTNRNGLEVGVVRPAEG; from the coding sequence ATGAGCCACGACCATTCCTCCTGCTGCGGCGGCCACGGTGACCACCACGGCCACGCCGACCCTCACACCCCCGCCGAGGGGCACGCCGACCTCTCCGGACCGCCGGAGGCGCCGATCCTCGTCGAGGTGACGCGCGGCGGCATGGTGGAATCCGTCCATCGCGGGCGCGCCTGCATCGTCGACTCCGACGGTCGTGTGCTGGCCCAGTGGGGCGACATCCAGGCGCCGGTCTACCCGCGCTCCGCCATCAAGGCCATCCAGGCGATCCCGTTGGTCGAGACGGGCGCGCTGGACGCCTACGAGCTGGGCGACCAGGAGCTGGCGCTGGCCTGCTCCTCACATCATGGCGAGATCCGCCACACCCGCATCGCGGAGGCCTGGATCAAACGCATCGGCCTGACCGTGGGCGATTACGAGTGCGGGGCGCATCTGCCGACCGACACCGAGACCGCCCACGAGATGATCCGCCACGGCGAGACGCCGACCGCCTTCCACAACAACTGCTCCGGCAAGCACGCCGGCTTCCTGACCACCGCCCTGCACAAGGGCGAGCCGACCAAGGGCTACGTCCGCTTCGACCACCCGGTGCAGCAGCGCATCCTGGGGGTGATGGAGCAGATGACCGGCCAGGACCTGTCGCAGGCCCCCTGGGGCGTCGACGGCTGCGCCATCCCGACCATCGGCATCCCGCTGGGCGCCATCGCCTACGCCATGGCCCGCATCGGCGACCCCAAGGATCTGCCCGACTCCCGCGCCGAGGCGGTGGCCCGCATCCGCCGCGCCTGGCGGTCGCACCCGCACCTGATCGCCGGCAAGGACAGCTTCGACACCGGCATGATGCAGGCGGCGGGCGGTCTGGTGCTGGTCAAGGGCGGGGCCGAGGGCGTGGGCTGCGCCGTCCTGCCCAAGCAGGGGCTGGGCATCGCCCTGAAGATCGACGACGGCACCCCGCGCGCCCGCGAGGTCGCCCTGGCCGCCCTGATCCGCGCCACCAAGGTTCTGTCCGACGAGCAGTGGGCGCGGGCCGGCCAGCTCATCCACCAGCCGGTGACCAACCGCAACGGCCTGGAGGTCGGCGTGGTCCGCCCGGCGGAGGGCTGA
- a CDS encoding RNA methyltransferase: protein MRGYFAIGVERISKPGNVGNLMRSAHAFGASFFFAIDPEPDLHEAHIVDTSGAAEHLPLYVYDRVADLALPKDCQLVGVELTEDAVELPSFRHPTRAAYVLGPERGSLSEPLLERCDFTVKIPMKFCINVGVAGALVMYDRMISLGRFAERPVRVGGPTEPLRDHQHGRQIMRNPERRRRMRGIQKPVIVQDDE from the coding sequence ATGCGTGGATATTTCGCCATCGGGGTGGAGCGGATCAGCAAGCCGGGCAACGTCGGCAACCTGATGCGCTCCGCCCACGCCTTCGGCGCCTCCTTCTTCTTCGCCATCGATCCGGAGCCCGACCTGCACGAGGCGCACATCGTCGACACCTCGGGTGCCGCGGAGCATCTGCCGCTCTACGTCTACGACCGGGTGGCCGATCTGGCCTTGCCCAAGGACTGCCAGCTCGTCGGGGTGGAACTGACCGAGGATGCGGTGGAACTGCCCAGCTTCCGCCACCCGACGCGCGCCGCCTATGTGCTGGGGCCGGAGCGCGGCAGCCTGTCCGAACCGCTGCTGGAGCGCTGCGACTTCACGGTGAAGATCCCCATGAAGTTCTGCATCAACGTCGGGGTGGCCGGCGCCCTGGTGATGTACGACCGGATGATCAGCCTGGGCCGTTTCGCCGAACGCCCGGTCCGCGTCGGCGGTCCGACCGAGCCGCTGCGCGATCACCAGCACGGCCGCCAGATCATGCGCAACCCGGAGCGCCGCCGCCGCATGCGCGGCATCCAGAAGCCGGTGATCGTCCAAGACGACGAGTGA